From the Oscillatoria salina IIICB1 genome, the window TTATGGGGTAGTGCGTCGGCAGCGATCGCTGGATGCTATTATCGACCAGTTAGGAAAAAAAAAGGCTCATCAACAACCTCCGGATTTACGGATTATTCTCCACATCGGTTTGTATCAGTTGCGTTATCTGGCTCAAATTCCCGATTCGGCGGCGGTTAATACGACGGTGGAGTTGGCGAAGGAAAATAAGTTTTCTCGGCTTGCAGGGGTGGTTAATGGCTTGCTGCGTCAATATTTACGGTTGGCTGCTCATGGTAAAGATCCTCTCAGGTTACCGGAAGCGATCGCGTCTCGTTTAGGAATTTTATACAGTTTTCCTGATTGGATCGTGGAAAATTGGTTAGAAGAATGGGGATTTGCGGAAACTGAACAACTTTGTGCTTGGTTTAATCAACCACCGACGATTGATTTAAGAGTGAATATTTGGCGAACTTCGCTTGAGGAGGTTTCGTCTGCGTTAATGGCTGCGGGTGTAACTGTTGCTTCTGTACCTCATTTACCCCAGGCTTTGAGAATAACAGGTGGTGCGGGGAAAATTCAAGATTTACCTGGTTTTCGGGAAGGTTGGTGGACTATCCAAGATAGTAGCGCACAATTGGTCAGTTATTTGCTTGACCCACAGCCAGAAGATGTGGTGATCGATGCTTGTGCTGCACCGGGAGGAAAAACGACTCACATCGCTGAATTAATGGCAGATCGCGGTACAATTTGGGCGTGTGACGCAGGTGCGAAACGTCTGGCTAAGGTTGCAGAAAATGCACAACGCTTACAGTTACAGTCTCTACAGTGCAAAACTGGCGATAGTCGCGATTTTCCTGAATTTATTAATAGCGCAGATCGAGTCTTAGTGGATGCTCCTTGTTCGGGTTTGGGTACTCTTCACCGCAGAAGTGACTTACGCTGGAGACAAACGCCGTCGAAAATTCAAGAACTTGCTAAGTTACAAGGAGAACTGTTAGACTCTGCCGCTAGTTGGGTTAAACCAGAAGGTATTTTAGTTTACGCCACTTGTACGTTAAATAGGTTAGAAAATGAAGTAGCGATCGCGTCTTTTTGCGATCGTCACCCTGACTGGAAAATTGACTTACCTGTAGCTAATTCTCCGGTTGTCAGTTTTGCGACTGATTCGGGCTGGATTAAAATTTTGCCTCACCAACAGCAAATGGATGGTTTCTTTATGGTAAAACTAAAACGGCAAAATTAATTTTTCGGTAATCTGCAACTAGGCGAGCGAAATTCAATTTTTTGCAAAATAAATTAGGAAATCTCTAAATACAATGCCAAAAACTACTAAAACCAAACAACTGTTAAAAATCTTGATTGGTGCTGCTTGGATTGATGGTACTATTCAAGCTGAAGAACGCGAACATTTAAAGAATATGGCACAAGAAAATAATCTGGCTAATGACCCAGAAATTAAATCTTTGTTGTCAGAAATTAAACAAGTTAAGCCCGCCGAATGTTACAATTGGCTTGAAGATTATTTGGGAGAAAATCCTAGTAAGGAAGACTATCAAGATTTGATAGAAGCAATTAGTGCGTTGATTTACAGCGATAATGAGGTTGCTATTGAGGAAAGTAAATTATTGACTCGTTTACAGTTACTAGATCCGGAAAACGAACCTCCTAAATCGGCTTTTGATAAGGCGATTAAAAAAATTCAAAAATTGTACCGTCAAGCAGTTGATTCCCAAAATTAAAATTGTTTTTCTTAGTTCGGTTTTAAGCTTTTTTTTGTCTGTAGGGTGTAGGAGCTGACTCACCCTACTCTTTTGTGAGAAACTATTCGATCCTTATTGCCTTTATTAAACTCAATTTATCTCTATTTATCGGTAATAAAAAATAAAATGCTACACAGGAAAAGAATTAAAAATTTAAGTAAAACACTATCTGTCTCTACAAAATCATGATGCGTAGCAAACATTTTTCTATTAAAGACTAGATATCTTTTGCATCTCAAATTTCCTCCAGAGGTTTAAGAGGGTGTGACAGTTATAAATGTGGAAACAGGAATAACCCAAAATTTAGAAAATCAACTATCAGCCAATGATGCAACTAATTACCCCACCTGCTGACTAAAAAAGCAGTTTCCCTCAGCAAATTTCCTTTCTGGAACATCTAACTTAATTCTCTGTCTAATAATTTAAGGAGTTAGCCAGTTAGTCAAGAAAATGTTCTTGAATCGAGGATACAGCAAATACTGTTTAATTTTTAGTTTGGTGATGGCTGCACTGACCTTGCAGTACGTGGCTTTTAGCTATAGTTGTCAAGCTACTTTTTTTGGCGATACTCCCAAACAACGAGCTAGTTGTCAACAAGCTATTGCCCAATATTATACAGTTCCAGAAGCAAATATCAATCTCACTTTTGGTAGAGTTGACAAGGTGCTACAGCTTATGAATTTAGCTTAAGCAAAAGTCAACCAGAACAAAGTATTTGTCGAGTAAAATTTAACGGCGATCTTGAGCAACTTCTCCTTTTTAGCAACTAGCTGAATTGGCTTTTAACTCAGCTAATTATTACCAGGCAAAGATTTCAACTTTTGTGGCAACTATTTTGTTAATAGCGCGTCTCAAAGAATAAGTTCAACCAATTCCTAGAGATGATCTTTCTCTATATTTCAACCATAACTTTCTTAACGGCATAATTCACTAATCTCTAGGAACATCCCAGTTAAACTGATGTCTAATAAATTAACAAAGCGGTTTTAAGTAAGGAAAAAAAATGTCTAACTCAACTCAGATGAAAGCAACGGCGGCGGTACTTTTAACATTAGGAATGAATGGTGCAGCGATCGCGCCTTTTCTCACTCCTACTGCTGCATTCGCCCAAACAAGCGGATTTCGTGATGTTCCTTCCAGTTATTGGGCGAAAGATTTTATCGAAGAATTGGCAGATCGAGGTGTAATTGCTGGCTTTCCAGATGGTACTTTTAGACCAGAAGCTCCAGTAACTCGCGCTCAATTTGCTTCGATGGTTGCAGCTTTTAACGAACCACAAGAACGCAGTGCAATTACATTCCGTGATGTCGCTTCAAATTATTGGGCTACACCAGCAATCAGAAAAGCTTATGAAACTGGTTTCTTGACAGGTTATCCGAATAATTATTTCCGACCCGATCTAAACATTCCTCGCGAACAAGTTTTAGTATCTTTAGCGGCTGGATTAGATTACACCCTTCAAGGTTCGCAAAGCCAACTTTTGAGCAACTACTTGGATGCTTCTAATATTAGTAGTTATGCTACTGATGAAATTGCGGCGACGACAGAACGTAAAGTTGTAGTTAACTATCCTAATGTGGAATATCTCAATCCAACTCGTAGTGCAACTCGTGCAGAAGTAGCTGCTTTTATTTATCAAGCTTTGGTAAATGAAGGACAAGCGCCGACAATTTCTTCTCGTTTTATTGTCTCACCAACACCTGTTGCAACTGAATTTAGAATTCCTTCTGGAACTCAAATTCCGGTTGCTTACGAACGAGAAAAAATTCTCTTGACTGAAGATGAATCTGCGGAAATTACTTTGACTGTAGATGCGAATATTACTACCAGAGATGGTCAGTTATTAATTCCAGCTAATTCGGAAATTGTTGGGGATTTGACACCAGCCGATGGTGGAACTCAATTTGTTGCGAAAGAGATAATTTTCCCTGATGGTGAAACTTTAGCAATCTCAGCAGTTTCGGACGTAATTTCCGATACAGAAATTATTCGTAAAGGTGGCAATATTACTACCTTAATTAAAAATGCGGCGATTGGCACAGGTGCAGCCGCAGCGATCGCGGGAGTAACTGGCGATCGCGCGATCGCTACCGAAGAATTACTGATTGGTGCTGGTGTGGGTGCGCTAGGAACTTTGATTCAACGTTTTATCGGTCGCAATAGTGTAGAATTGATTGTCATTGACCCGGAAACGGATTTGGATTTAACTTTAACTAGAGACTTGGTAGTATCGGCTCAACGTTAATTCAGTTAACATTACTGACACGGCACTCAACAAATTGCAATTTTAGAGAGATAATTAAAGTATGCCGTGTCCTAAGCAACTACCAACTGCAACCAGAAACAACTGGTTTTCGGGCGGAGTGTGGAACTTAATTAGCTACTGGTAGCCAAACAATAAATGTGGTTCCTGGTAACTCAGAAGAATTAGCCTTGCTGAATACAGCAGGGCTAATTAATTCTATATGTCCTTGCATTTGTTGGATGTATTCTTTGGCGATCGCTAATCCTAAACCGCTACCGGGAATCTCGCTTTCTGCTTGTACTCCTCGATAATGACGCTCAAAAATTCGTTCTCGATCTGCGGGTGGAATTCCCGTACCAGTGTCGCTAATGGCGATTCCTTGGTAAGTTTGCTTCGCTGTTTGTTTTTCTATGCCTACCTGAAGATAAATTTGTCCTTGGGGAGTGTATTTGATGGCGTTATCGATTAAATTACTCAAGACTTCTCGTAAAGCTTGAGGATTGGCTTTTATGGGTTGAATCGTCGCTGGAATTTCTGTCACCAAACGCAAACCTTTTTCTTGGGCGATCGCTTCGGCTGAGGCGAGTAATGGTTCTAAAATAGTGGTGATTTCTAGGGTTTCTAACTGAAACCCAACCTTAGTTTCTGTGCTACTTCCCGGTAATAATTTTGGTGTTGGTTTCGCAACTAAAGTCGGCGTCGAATTTTCTGCAACCTCCAGCCAGGAACGAAATTGAGCGAGTAAATCTTGCAAGCGATCGCTCTCACGAACAATATTTTCCGCAATCTGGCGATCGCCTGGCGATCCCACTAAACGTTTAATTAATAGTTTGCCAAAGGTTCGCAAAGCCGCGATCGGATTTTGTAGTTGGTGCAGCAAGTCGTGAAACTTATCAAATTGCTGTTCGGCAAAAATTTCTTGTTCTCGTAACTGCTGTTTATACCATTCTTGTCGTCGCTCAAACTTACAGGCGATCGCCACAGTTTTCGCTATTTTCTCAATTTGATTAACTTCTTTGGAGTTCCAGGCTCGATCTTGTCGTCCTGTCACCAGAATACCCATCATTACTTCTTCGTAAATTAACGGCAACACAATTTGACGCTCCCGCATCAACAAAATTTCTGCTTCTGCTGCTGTCACTCCTACCTCTTGCGGCATTTCCGCCCCTTGCAGACGAGGTGGTGAATTAAATTGATAGTTCCCTTCGTTCAATAAACGTACGCCTGATGCTTCTTGCCAAAATGTGGCTTTTTCCGGGTAAACTACGATTGGAACTAGCTTGGGAGTCTCTTCTACCAATTCTGCGGTTAAATAGATCGCTGTCCAACTCGCCCCTAACCCTTGAGTTAACAAATTTACCTGAGACTGACATAATGCAATTAATTCTGAACTGGCAGGAGCCAACGTCGGGTTAGGATAAGACATACAACCACCAAAAACGACCAATAAGCTTTTTCTCTAATTTAGTCTTCCATCTGAAGACCAATCCTCTACACTAGGGAACGATTTTGAGCTTCACCTCAGTAAAGTTTAAGTTTAATTAAGGTTTTATTAACTTTTTTGACTCGACCAGATTGCCAACGAACTATCCCCAATTACGCTTGTCTATTGGCATTGAAAAGATTGGCTTTACTTATCTTCTTACCCATAAGCTTGTAATCTTGGTATAGAAGGGATATAATTGCGACGGCTTTTGTAACTAACATTACAGCTATTAGCCGGAAGAGGAGGTAAGCAGGTTGGCAAGAAAACGCAAGCGCAAAAGTCGTCGTCGGCAAGAGGGAAGAAAAATATTAGAGCTTGTACCTCAGTTTAATATCGAAAGTGGCGAAGACAAACCCGTAACAGCAGCGAGAAAATACATAAAAGCGGAAAATATAGTCCCGCCAGCGTTACTGGTTGTGAAACGGAACGAACATACCACAGACCGTTATTTTTGGGCAGAGAAAGGTCTATTCGGAGCGCAATACGTTGAAGAAAACCATTTTCTCTTTCCTAGTTTACGGTTTGTTAGCCCTCCCAGCAAGACTAAGTTAGTTACTGCTAATAGTAGCAGCAATTAAACTCTAATCGACATCGAGGACGACAAAGCTGCAATTGCCCCACTCAGAAGGTTTAGCTTTGAGTGGGGTAGCAGCGATCTCTGTTAACTGAAGATCGCCGAACGTTGCGTCTTTATAGGTATTGACATTTGCTAGATTGTATGCTAAGAAGATAGCTCGCTAGGAGCAGGTTGAAAAGGTAATGCTTGCTGAAGTTGAATCAATTCGTCACGATGAGCCGTGACAGTAAGTAAACTTTGAGGTAAGGAGTTGTCAGGCGATCGCTGCTGAATTTGCAAAGAAACCTCTTCAGTACGACCCGCTTTTTGCCAATAATAAATTCCAGCGATCGGAGCAAGTAAAATCAATCCCAGAAACCAATTACCAATTTGGGGAAATAAGAAAGATAAAACCAGCCCCAAACAAAGAAAGCCACAAGCCGCCAGGAAACTCAAAAAAATCGCTAGAAACCAGCTAGGTTGGACAAAACCAGTAAAAATAAGCTGATGTTGTTCTTCATCAACCGCAGCGACGCGGTAAGCTCTTTGAGTAAAATACTGCTGTAACTTATCCAGCACAGAAGCCTCTGATTCGGATGCAATCAATTGTACCTGGGTAGTACGGTCTTTAGCCGAAGCCCGGATAAAGAAAAACAGACCCACCATTAACAACAAAGTCAAGAAAAAAGTCGAAGTAAGAATTGGCGTATCCATTAATTAAACTAAACTCAAAACAAAAGCATTTTCCCACCAGCAACAAAACTTGTGGCGCAAGGATCTGCTCCCATCGCACCGACTAGGGTAGGTTGCCACCTACCCTCATTGTTGCTCATCAGCAGCTTTTGCCGCAGACTTAAGCGTTCAAATCACATCGCCTTCTCCTCGTTATTCACATACTGTTGCCAAAAATTAGCCAATTCTTCAGCTTTATGATGAGACTCCAGACAAATTTGATACATCCGCCTGGGTCTACCCCTTCCTTCCACTTTTTTCCAATAGCCACTAATAGTTTCTGACTCTTCCAGAAACTTCAGAGCGCTATAAAGAACAGTATCCGAAAGTCGATAAGTTGGATACTCTTTTTCCAATAGTTCAATCAGTTCAGTTCCGTATGACTCTCCCCGTACCAAAACAGACAGAACGTAACAAACAGCTACTTCCTTATTCAGATATACCGGAGGAGGACTGTCGAAATACTGATAGATATCCTCAAATTTCATTTTCATAACCCGTCAGGCTTCCCAGCCAACACTAGGAATGGAGATATTCTTTTGGTGAACACAACACAAAGATGCACTCCTGCGGGAAGCAAACTGCTTAATTTCTAGTCCGCTGCTTCCAAACGGGTTGAAGATTATGCCCTGAATGGGAGTAAGAATTGACAATACGATTTAATTGGGACTTCGACCAAACTAGCTCGAAGTGAGATCCGAAAATTGCCAACTCCCGTGGTAGACACACTATTCGATCTCAAAGATAATTCTACCAACGCAATGAAAATCCGTCAGGTAGAAAACTGACAAAAGTCGGAAAATCATCCAGATCGCATCAGTCATACTGGAGTTAGTAGCTCGCCACAGCACCCTATAAGTCAATTTTGTCGTAAATACCCAAAAAAGAACCCTTTCTTAGTTAAGTAAATTCGCTCACCCTAGTCTACTTGTTCGACGATACTGGGAAAGGATCTCAAGATTGCATCCCCAATATAACCGAGATCCGCTCATTGTAAAACGGTAAGGTCAGCTCATCATCCTCAACGACATCCAACTCAGGTTACTGTCAAGTCAGCGTAGCGATCGCTACTAATCGCCACCGAACCTAAAATTATTGACTCTCAAAGTAGAAAAAAGTTCAATTCTACCCTGAAAAAATTTTCCTTGACCGTGACACTGCCATCTGACAATTTAATATAGAAACATAACTTTGGGCGACTCACCAACCTTCCCACAATCGAGAAAGACCATGAGAAATCAGCCTCAAATCAAATCTTCCATTCCCCAAGCCGTACAAAAAGTGTCTGTAAGTATGAGACGCGCAGGTCAAATTGGCTTATGGGTACAAATCTTCTTAGGTGTCGTCTCAGGTCTAATTTTGGGAGGAGCGATCGTCTCTCAAAATGTAGGCGCAAATGAAGGGGGCGGTCAAGAAGGCTTTGGCATTTTCTTAGCCATTTGCGGACTCGTTACCTTGGGTGTCAGCATTTACTTTTGTTTGCGTTACCTCAATATCGGTAAACTCCTCATGAATGCTGACCCCGCTTTACGTCCCAGTAAAGCCGATACTATCGAAGTCCTACGACTAGGACTAATCGTTAACCTCGTCGGAATGTTACTCACTCTTTTAGGTGCAGAAGCCACTGTAGGTATTATCCTCGGTAAAGCTTTATCCCAACCTCAAGGTTTAACCACCTACGACCCCGAACGCTTTGTTCGCGCTTTAGATATTTTCGTTGTTCAAGCGAATATCAACACGATCGCCGCTCATTTTGTCGGAATTGTCGTTTCTCTCTTGCTCATCAATCGCGTCACTCGCTAAGGTTATTAACTGATGTAGAGACTATCTCACTTCTGTACAGACTGCACAAGCGGTCTTTCACATTTATCAAGGAATTCCCAAGTCCGTGCTAGACCTAAAGTTAATCCGAGAACAACCAGAACTCATTCAACAACAACTCAACCGCCGCAGCCCTAGCGGTGAATACGACCTCACGCCAATTTTAGAACTAGATCGCCAACAGCGCGAACTAGAATCTACTCGCACTAGCTTACAAGCTCGCAGTAACGAAATTGGCAAAACTATCGGTCAAAAAATGAAATCCGGTGCTGACCCCAAAGGTGCGGAAATCATCGCCTTCAAGGAAGAAGGAAACCAGATTAAGGTTAAATTAGCCGAACTCGAACCCCAAGAAAAAGACTTAAAAGCTCAAATTGAAACAGCTTTACTGCAAATTCCTAACCTTCCTAGCGAATCTACTCCAGAGGGAAAAAACGAAGACGAAAACGTCGAAATCCGTCGCTGGGGTGATGAATATATTCCCGATAATCCTGATATTTTGCCTCACGAAGAAATCGGCAAAAAATTAGGAATTCTTGACTTTGAACGCGCCGTAAAAATCGCCCAAAGTCGCTTTGTCGCCTTAGTTGGTGCAGGTGCAGCTTTAGAAAGAGCTTTAATTAGCTTTATGCTCGACAAACAAATTGCCGCAGGTTATACCGAAGTAATGCCTCCGGTATTAATTAATAGCCAAAGTTTAACTGGAACGGGACAATTACCAAAGTTTGCTGAAGATTCATTTAAATGCAAAGAAGACGATTTGTGGTTAAGTTCCACTGCGGAAGTCCCGGTTACTAATTTGTATTCCCGTGAAATT encodes:
- a CDS encoding 16S rRNA (cytosine(967)-C(5))-methyltransferase, which produces MSNPRQLAFVALRDIYLRGAYSEIALNRVLAKSNLSAADRGLLTELVYGVVRRQRSLDAIIDQLGKKKAHQQPPDLRIILHIGLYQLRYLAQIPDSAAVNTTVELAKENKFSRLAGVVNGLLRQYLRLAAHGKDPLRLPEAIASRLGILYSFPDWIVENWLEEWGFAETEQLCAWFNQPPTIDLRVNIWRTSLEEVSSALMAAGVTVASVPHLPQALRITGGAGKIQDLPGFREGWWTIQDSSAQLVSYLLDPQPEDVVIDACAAPGGKTTHIAELMADRGTIWACDAGAKRLAKVAENAQRLQLQSLQCKTGDSRDFPEFINSADRVLVDAPCSGLGTLHRRSDLRWRQTPSKIQELAKLQGELLDSAASWVKPEGILVYATCTLNRLENEVAIASFCDRHPDWKIDLPVANSPVVSFATDSGWIKILPHQQQMDGFFMVKLKRQN
- a CDS encoding tellurite resistance TerB family protein, with amino-acid sequence MPKTTKTKQLLKILIGAAWIDGTIQAEEREHLKNMAQENNLANDPEIKSLLSEIKQVKPAECYNWLEDYLGENPSKEDYQDLIEAISALIYSDNEVAIEESKLLTRLQLLDPENEPPKSAFDKAIKKIQKLYRQAVDSQN
- a CDS encoding S-layer homology domain-containing protein — encoded protein: MSNSTQMKATAAVLLTLGMNGAAIAPFLTPTAAFAQTSGFRDVPSSYWAKDFIEELADRGVIAGFPDGTFRPEAPVTRAQFASMVAAFNEPQERSAITFRDVASNYWATPAIRKAYETGFLTGYPNNYFRPDLNIPREQVLVSLAAGLDYTLQGSQSQLLSNYLDASNISSYATDEIAATTERKVVVNYPNVEYLNPTRSATRAEVAAFIYQALVNEGQAPTISSRFIVSPTPVATEFRIPSGTQIPVAYEREKILLTEDESAEITLTVDANITTRDGQLLIPANSEIVGDLTPADGGTQFVAKEIIFPDGETLAISAVSDVISDTEIIRKGGNITTLIKNAAIGTGAAAAIAGVTGDRAIATEELLIGAGVGALGTLIQRFIGRNSVELIVIDPETDLDLTLTRDLVVSAQR
- a CDS encoding GAF domain-containing sensor histidine kinase, whose amino-acid sequence is MSYPNPTLAPASSELIALCQSQVNLLTQGLGASWTAIYLTAELVEETPKLVPIVVYPEKATFWQEASGVRLLNEGNYQFNSPPRLQGAEMPQEVGVTAAEAEILLMRERQIVLPLIYEEVMMGILVTGRQDRAWNSKEVNQIEKIAKTVAIACKFERRQEWYKQQLREQEIFAEQQFDKFHDLLHQLQNPIAALRTFGKLLIKRLVGSPGDRQIAENIVRESDRLQDLLAQFRSWLEVAENSTPTLVAKPTPKLLPGSSTETKVGFQLETLEITTILEPLLASAEAIAQEKGLRLVTEIPATIQPIKANPQALREVLSNLIDNAIKYTPQGQIYLQVGIEKQTAKQTYQGIAISDTGTGIPPADRERIFERHYRGVQAESEIPGSGLGLAIAKEYIQQMQGHIELISPAVFSKANSSELPGTTFIVWLPVAN
- a CDS encoding DUF3155 domain-containing protein; translated protein: MARKRKRKSRRRQEGRKILELVPQFNIESGEDKPVTAARKYIKAENIVPPALLVVKRNEHTTDRYFWAEKGLFGAQYVEENHFLFPSLRFVSPPSKTKLVTANSSSN
- a CDS encoding cofactor assembly of complex C subunit B, with protein sequence MDTPILTSTFFLTLLLMVGLFFFIRASAKDRTTQVQLIASESEASVLDKLQQYFTQRAYRVAAVDEEQHQLIFTGFVQPSWFLAIFLSFLAACGFLCLGLVLSFLFPQIGNWFLGLILLAPIAGIYYWQKAGRTEEVSLQIQQRSPDNSLPQSLLTVTAHRDELIQLQQALPFQPAPSELSS
- a CDS encoding PadR family transcriptional regulator; the encoded protein is MKFEDIYQYFDSPPPVYLNKEVAVCYVLSVLVRGESYGTELIELLEKEYPTYRLSDTVLYSALKFLEESETISGYWKKVEGRGRPRRMYQICLESHHKAEELANFWQQYVNNEEKAM
- a CDS encoding DUF3611 family protein translates to MRNQPQIKSSIPQAVQKVSVSMRRAGQIGLWVQIFLGVVSGLILGGAIVSQNVGANEGGGQEGFGIFLAICGLVTLGVSIYFCLRYLNIGKLLMNADPALRPSKADTIEVLRLGLIVNLVGMLLTLLGAEATVGIILGKALSQPQGLTTYDPERFVRALDIFVVQANINTIAAHFVGIVVSLLLINRVTR
- the serS gene encoding serine--tRNA ligase yields the protein MLDLKLIREQPELIQQQLNRRSPSGEYDLTPILELDRQQRELESTRTSLQARSNEIGKTIGQKMKSGADPKGAEIIAFKEEGNQIKVKLAELEPQEKDLKAQIETALLQIPNLPSESTPEGKNEDENVEIRRWGDEYIPDNPDILPHEEIGKKLGILDFERAVKIAQSRFVALVGAGAALERALISFMLDKQIAAGYTEVMPPVLINSQSLTGTGQLPKFAEDSFKCKEDDLWLSSTAEVPVTNLYSREILDAAQLPIYHCAYTPCFRREAGSYGKDTKGLIRLHQFNKVELVKIVAPETSFDELEALTKNAEAILQALKLPYRVIELCTGDLGFSATKTYDLEVWLPSAGKYREISSCSNCADFQARRADIRFKESGKKGTQYVHTLNGSGLAVGRTMSAVLENYQQPDGTVKVPDVLQPYLGREVL